Below is a genomic region from Spirochaetota bacterium.
CTTTTCCGGCAGGTCGTCCACCCTGGGGTTTATCGTGAAGAAGGACCCGGACTGTCCCGGCTTTGCGCCGGTTCGCTCCTCCACCAGGGCCTCCATGTCGGCTATGGGAACGATTGCGCCGGTATCCTTGAATCCGAGGGCGGAAGCGAGGTTCGCGTCAGGGTCCGCGTCGATGGCGATGACACGCTTCCCATGCCTGGCGAGGTGCCTGATTATCAGGGCGGCGGTCGTTGTTTTGCCGACGCCGCCCTTTCCGGTAACAGCGAGTTTCACATCTCTTCTCCGGGCGCGGTTTATCGCGGAGCGATGCGCCTTTTGATTGTAAGGATAGAAACGGAGAGTGCCCTGTCCAGAAGGAAATCCGGAAATCATGCAATTTTTAGTGGACATGGGGGATGAACAGGGATCTTTTATTTGTAGAGATGATAATTTTCCGTTTTAGAGGGGACCATGAAAACAGTGATTTATTACTACACCGGAACCGGCAACTCTCTCTGGACCGCCCGCGCCGCGGCCGCCGAGATCGGCGATGCGCGGCTCATTCCCATGGCCTACGCGGATAATGACAATGAATCGGCCGGAGCCGACGCCGTGGGTCTGGTCTTTCCGGTGCACATGTGGGGCGTTCCCTCCCTCGCCATGCGGTTCATAGAAAAAATGACCGCGGACCCGAAAAAATACTACTTCGCCTTTGCCGTGAACGCGGGCCAGGTGGCCCGCACCCTGGTGCAGCTTAAGAAGCTGCTGGCCTCCCGCGGCATGACCCTGTCGGCGGGCTTCGATATCATGCTCCCGAGCAACTACATCCCCTGGGGAGGGCCGGGACCTGCCGAAAAGCTCCGGGAGATGCACCGGGAGGCGGGGGAAAAGATAAAGCGGGCAGCCGCTATCATCAAGGGAAACGAATCAGGCCATATAGAAAAGGGCCCCCTGTGGCAACGGATCATATTCACCGCCCTTTATAAAATGACCTATACCATGGTCCCGAAGATGGACAAGGATTTCTGGACCGATGACAAGTGCAACGGCTGCGCCCTTTGCGCGAAGCTATGTCCCGTGGACAATATCGCCATGAAGAATGACAGGCCTGATTGGCTCCATCATTGCGAGCAGTGCCTCGCCTGCATCCAGTGGTGTCCGCAGGAGGCGATACAGTTCGGAAAGAAAACGCCGGCCTATGAGCGCTACCATCATCCGGAGATAAAAATGAAGGACCTGATCGCCGGCTCCGGCAAAAAGTGACAAGTATAAGACTAGGGCAGGGGCGTTTTCAGTATCCTGACCGCGATCATGTTGCAGAGGACCGCCACGTCCTCGGTGGACAGATAACCCGATATGGACGAATCGAAGACCACGCTCCCCGAAGGGGGAAATTCGTCATCGCCTTTCCAGAATAAAAAGGTTACATCAACCTTCGGGAAAGCCCTGAAGAGAAGGCCATGGTCGCCAAGGGATGACCGGATGCCACCGGCCGCCAGTCCAGTCTCCATAAGCCTGTCCATATCGTTGCCGAAGGCCTCCAGGAGCGGAGTTATGCTTCGGCGCTCAAACGCCGGATAGTAGCCGAGCCCTCCCTCCAGCTGTTTGAAGGTTACCTGGTCGCACCGGGCCGGTGCGCCATTGGCGCGGACAAGGTAGTGGAGCGCCAGGATCTTTTCCCACATGGGGACTTCTTTATCCCCGTCCCTGTGGATGACTGTAATGTCAGGGTGGGTAACCAGGAGGCTCTCCCCGATAAAGGGCAGGACCAGGGCTTTGCCTGGGCCTGTTTCGGTGACCATGGCGCCGCTCCTGAGGGCGATATCACCGATAGTTATCGGTGACAGCTGGTCCGCCGCTTCCCTGTAGGCGGTCTCGTAGTTGTTCTGTTTTCCCGGCAGGGCGGCTTCGGTTTTATACAGGCTCTGATAGTTATCGGTAGACATTGTATTTTCCGGATGTTGGACGATAACAATCAATAAATAAGGATTGTTCTGTATGGTCAATATTTTTTTATTGTCCAGAAAATCGGGCCATGAATATGGCGGTGTCAGAGTAAATCATAAAAAGACCGATTGTTATCGGTACTCTTTATTCATAATTAAGGTGTCAGAATAAAATTTATTATTTGCGCCGATAGTTATCGGTAAACAGCCGTTCAGAAATGGTGTCAGAGCTACACCCTCATCTGTAATATAGCTATCCTACCTCAATGCCCTTCTTTGCTGCCGTATAGCTTTCCGTGTTTCCCTGATAACCTTCTTCTGCTTATTTATCCGCCCCTGTTCTTTCAGGCCGGGTTTTGCGGGATTATCGATTGAATCCCTTCGGATCATGTTCCTTTGATTTTTGTTCTCTCCATCCGGTGCTGTTAATGTCCCCTGATTGTTATCGCTCCGGGATTTTCCGGAATCCGCGGCGGGTCCTCCATGGAATTTTACCTCTCTATCAATTGGCTTTGAATTCAGGAGCCGCTGCTTGAAAGCCCCGGCCCGGAGCTGATCGATGTTCCCGAATATCTTCAAATCTTCAATTTCGGCTTTCCTGATCTCGGCTTTTTCCGCGACCATGCATTTATTGCCGGCAGTGACCGTCACTGTTTCAGCCGATTGGACCGGCTTCACTCGGACGCTTCCGCTTTTCATGACAACCAGGGTTTTTCCGCCGGCAGATTGCAGGAGGAATTCCGTGCCGACAGGCTCCACCCGGGCCCCCGGCGTGGTATAGGAGTAGGAGATGCCGCCCGTGCTGGAGGATATTAGCATCCCCTGATCGAGGGCGCATTCAATATCCATTCGATTTGAAGATGTCCCGGATGCGAAGCGTCTGATTGAAAAAGCGCCCGGACCGATAAGGGTTATGGAAAAATTGCGGCCGTGGACCAGGCGCGCCATGGTTTTGTCCGGGAGGCTGACGGCGCTTCCTCCGTAGACCCGGGGCAGTTCACCGGGGGACTTGCCGTCAATGGTGACACCCCTGTCGAGCTGGACCGCGGAAAGATAAGGCCGTGGCGGCTCTGTCGGTGTTCGGATCAACAGGACAGATATAACTGCTACAGACGCGGCCAGGGCCAGGGACGCGGCAATGACAGACCGCGGATGGAAGGCCAGGAAGGAGCGGAGGCGTGATGGGGCAGGGGATGATCCCTCCCGGGCAAGTTTTTCCCAGGAGCGAATGACCCTGATCCAGGCGGCGTCGCTTGCCCGCAGATCGCGGTAACGCGGCGCTATGGCTGCGAGGATCCTGTCATGGCGGGCCCTGCACTGGACGCACTCTTCCAGGTGCTTGCTCACACGGCTTCGTGACCGGTCACCGGCTGTCCCGGCAATGAGCGCCGCGAGGTCCCTATTTGATATGTGCCGTGTCACTGGTCATGCCCCTCATCATTTATATATAACGATCAAAATCGCCAGTAGTGCCAGCATAAACAGGACTAATAGCTTGAATCCGGCCTTTTCCAGGGTATCGGCCAGGTATTCCACCATGGAGCGCATCTTCCTTTTGGCCGTCCGCACTGATATTCCCAGGGCGCCGGCTATTTCCTCGTAGGGCATCTCCAGTTCGGTCCTCATCAGGTACACTGACTTGGATTCAGCGTCCCGGGCGTCCACCAGTGAGTTGACCGTGCGGCGCA
It encodes:
- a CDS encoding EFR1 family ferrodoxin (N-terminal region resembles flavodoxins. C-terminal ferrodoxin region binds two 4Fe-4S clusters.), producing the protein MKTVIYYYTGTGNSLWTARAAAAEIGDARLIPMAYADNDNESAGADAVGLVFPVHMWGVPSLAMRFIEKMTADPKKYYFAFAVNAGQVARTLVQLKKLLASRGMTLSAGFDIMLPSNYIPWGGPGPAEKLREMHREAGEKIKRAAAIIKGNESGHIEKGPLWQRIIFTALYKMTYTMVPKMDKDFWTDDKCNGCALCAKLCPVDNIAMKNDRPDWLHHCEQCLACIQWCPQEAIQFGKKTPAYERYHHPEIKMKDLIAGSGKK
- a CDS encoding DUF3786 domain-containing protein, coding for MSTDNYQSLYKTEAALPGKQNNYETAYREAADQLSPITIGDIALRSGAMVTETGPGKALVLPFIGESLLVTHPDITVIHRDGDKEVPMWEKILALHYLVRANGAPARCDQVTFKQLEGGLGYYPAFERRSITPLLEAFGNDMDRLMETGLAAGGIRSSLGDHGLLFRAFPKVDVTFLFWKGDDEFPPSGSVVFDSSISGYLSTEDVAVLCNMIAVRILKTPLP